In Dyadobacter sp. NIV53, a single window of DNA contains:
- a CDS encoding VRR-NUC domain-containing protein, with protein sequence MLSQALSIYQLTNNAPARERRVRLLYNLGEIDEALALCEEIAENPQNADERYFSEDFYEKINNKKKRIVKRTTQALKSAGAIDIPIMYRYQVELGAIHYYREQGFEAVFSENEPWRSLFGLLFWDIIYDMNVKAIHNPLQRVPSDFFLPDFYLKRSEQLLERMKTADTREAIEEIVKKTYHEKLGLTNVLVSWYEGSLEKVLTLISWLTPEQIHAVLLEIAYNLRENTRGFPDLMVWNETEYAFIEIKSPTDHLSSRQLHWQHFFLEHGIQSRIVRVRWIKEAETSNLAVN encoded by the coding sequence ATGCTTTCGCAGGCACTTAGTATCTATCAGCTTACCAATAATGCACCTGCACGTGAAAGGCGTGTCCGGCTGCTGTACAATCTCGGTGAAATAGATGAAGCGCTGGCACTTTGCGAGGAAATTGCAGAAAATCCGCAAAATGCTGATGAGCGTTACTTCAGTGAAGATTTTTATGAAAAGATCAATAATAAAAAGAAAAGGATTGTCAAACGTACGACGCAGGCACTGAAATCGGCCGGAGCCATTGATATTCCGATCATGTACCGTTACCAGGTCGAGCTGGGTGCCATTCATTATTACCGGGAACAGGGTTTTGAAGCCGTTTTCAGTGAAAATGAACCCTGGCGTTCGTTGTTTGGCTTGCTGTTTTGGGATATTATTTATGACATGAACGTAAAAGCCATTCATAATCCGTTGCAGCGTGTTCCGAGTGATTTTTTCCTTCCAGATTTTTATTTGAAACGCTCTGAACAATTACTGGAAAGAATGAAAACAGCTGACACAAGGGAAGCTATTGAAGAAATAGTAAAGAAAACGTATCATGAAAAACTAGGACTCACAAACGTGCTTGTATCTTGGTATGAAGGTTCTTTGGAAAAAGTCCTGACCCTTATTTCCTGGCTTACACCTGAGCAGATACATGCGGTGCTTTTGGAAATTGCATACAATCTGCGGGAAAATACGCGTGGTTTTCCGGATCTGATGGTTTGGAATGAAACAGAATATGCTTTTATAGAAATCAAATCACCAACGGATCATTTATCGTCACGGCAATTACACTGGCAGCATTTCTTTTTGGAACACGGTATCCAGAGCAGGATTGTACGCGTGAGGTGGATAAAAGAAGCGGAAACTTCAAATTTGGCTGTAAATTGA
- a CDS encoding phosphoglycerate kinase has protein sequence MTTLDSYNFSGKKALVRVDFNVPLNDKFEITDDTRIRATIPTITRILNEGGSVILMSHLGRPKDGPTEKYSLKHLVNPLSLILGKTVKFADDCIGESATELAAALQPGEVLLLENLRFYKEEEKGNEEFAEKLSKLGDVWVMDAFGTAHRAHASTAVIGKFFKDKVCGYVMQAELENAERLLEHSERPFTAIMGGAKISDKILIIEKLIDKVDNLIIGGGMSYTFSKATGGNIGKSLLEADKQELTLELVKKAKEKGVNLILPVDTVIADGFSNDAAREVVPAGQIPDDWQGLDIGPESIKIFADIIAKSKTVLWNGPMGVFEFPNFAQGTNAIAESVVSATEENDAFSLIGGGDSASAINNSGYGDRVSYVSTGGGALLEYMEGKVLPGVAALEA, from the coding sequence ATGACAACATTAGATTCTTACAATTTTTCTGGCAAAAAAGCTCTTGTCCGCGTTGATTTCAACGTGCCGCTAAATGACAAATTTGAGATCACGGATGATACAAGAATCCGCGCTACTATCCCTACAATCACCAGGATTCTGAATGAAGGCGGATCAGTTATTCTGATGTCTCATTTGGGACGTCCGAAAGATGGCCCGACGGAAAAATATTCATTAAAGCATCTGGTAAATCCATTGTCCCTGATTTTGGGTAAAACAGTGAAATTTGCTGACGATTGTATTGGAGAAAGCGCTACTGAACTGGCAGCCGCTTTGCAGCCTGGTGAAGTTTTGCTTCTGGAAAACCTTCGTTTTTATAAAGAAGAAGAAAAAGGAAATGAGGAGTTTGCTGAAAAATTATCTAAACTCGGAGATGTTTGGGTAATGGATGCTTTTGGAACTGCACACCGTGCACATGCTTCAACAGCTGTAATTGGCAAGTTTTTCAAAGATAAAGTTTGCGGTTATGTGATGCAGGCTGAGCTTGAAAATGCTGAAAGACTTCTTGAGCATTCAGAACGTCCTTTCACTGCGATTATGGGCGGAGCAAAAATATCTGATAAAATATTGATTATTGAAAAGCTGATTGACAAAGTTGATAACCTGATTATCGGCGGAGGAATGTCATATACTTTTTCAAAAGCAACTGGCGGAAATATTGGTAAATCGCTATTGGAAGCAGACAAACAAGAGCTTACACTTGAACTGGTAAAGAAAGCGAAAGAGAAAGGTGTTAACTTGATTTTGCCGGTTGATACTGTTATTGCTGACGGATTCAGCAACGATGCGGCCCGCGAAGTTGTGCCGGCAGGACAGATTCCTGACGATTGGCAGGGTTTGGATATCGGGCCTGAATCAATTAAGATTTTTGCTGATATTATTGCCAAATCGAAAACGGTACTTTGGAATGGCCCGATGGGCGTTTTCGAATTCCCGAATTTTGCTCAGGGAACCAATGCGATCGCTGAGTCGGTAGTATCTGCAACTGAGGAAAATGATGCGTTCTCATTGATTGGCGGTGGTGATTCTGCTTCTGCTATCAACAATTCAGGATACGGAGACCGCGTAAGTTATGTTTCCACAGGTGGTGGTGCATTACTTGAATACATGGAAGGTAAAGTTTTGCCGGGCGTTGCTGCTTTGGAAGCTTAG
- a CDS encoding TonB-dependent receptor domain-containing protein → MKFFINLTAALLLSASFVLAQTQSSSPAPGKVSGSVLDEKSAPFPFVNVLLLQAKDSVLIKGLAADENGKFLFDQIHDGQYLTLVSMVGYQKEYSKVFSINKNTVNLPVTSLKTDTQSLNEVTVVAKKPFIEQQIDRTVINVENSIVSAGATALEVLERAPGVTVDQQNEQLKLRGKAGVIVQIDGKQTFLSQQELITLLRNTPSDNIEKIELITNPSAKYDAAGNSGIINIKMKRNKSYGTNGNISLGVAYARYARENATATLNHRAGKISTFISAGTFFNKGFNNNTIYRRIPFEDNVTYFDQRTERTNKSQYHNIRAGIDYNATDKSTFGILVSAFHNDFSNPFGQTNTRILNEDLSLQRTFRTNVFNGGNMNNISTNLNFKHQFDDKGKELTFDVDYVNYSGKKNSNLNTQYSNAAGEQDGSPEQVRNNMPSAINIGVSKLDYTQPLWKGKFETGLKTSYVTSDNNMVFETKADDWVLDPTRSNQFKYTENVNAAYLNYSGSISKKIKYQLGLRGEHTHSIGNSVTLNQKRDRNYVNLFPSVFLSNQLDTNNVLNLSYSRRIDRPNYQSLNPFEFYLDPYTFQRGNPNLKPQYTNSFQLVHVYKNFLNTTLAYSRIKDMIANELPQQIASENKTFVTSDNLDHQDNISLTISAPIPITKWWTFQSNFTGVYNYYNSYYLEQQLKIQQISWNMYGNNQFTLPKGWSAEISGWYNSRAFYGLYAAKPMGMVNAGIQKNIMNKKGTIRLNVNDIFWTNRFNARAQYKDIDFSVRSEWPSRQFRLTFTYSFGNQNVKGARQRNTGSDDLQKRASGGS, encoded by the coding sequence ATGAAATTCTTTATTAACCTAACTGCAGCACTGCTGCTGAGCGCTAGCTTTGTGCTTGCTCAAACACAAAGTTCAAGCCCGGCCCCCGGAAAAGTCTCCGGATCAGTCCTGGATGAAAAATCAGCCCCATTTCCATTTGTTAATGTTCTTTTATTACAGGCCAAAGATTCTGTCCTGATAAAAGGATTAGCAGCCGATGAAAATGGTAAATTCTTATTTGATCAGATACATGATGGCCAATATTTGACGCTGGTTTCCATGGTTGGCTATCAGAAAGAGTACAGCAAAGTTTTCTCTATTAATAAAAACACAGTCAATCTTCCTGTAACTTCTTTAAAAACCGATACCCAGTCCTTAAATGAAGTTACTGTTGTTGCCAAAAAACCATTCATCGAACAGCAGATCGACCGAACGGTCATTAATGTAGAGAATAGCATTGTATCTGCCGGTGCAACTGCACTCGAAGTACTTGAACGTGCCCCCGGCGTTACAGTCGATCAGCAAAACGAACAATTGAAACTACGTGGTAAAGCTGGTGTAATTGTTCAGATCGATGGTAAACAGACATTCCTCTCACAACAGGAGCTCATTACGCTGCTTCGCAATACACCCAGCGACAATATTGAGAAGATAGAACTGATCACCAATCCTTCTGCAAAATATGACGCTGCCGGGAATTCAGGGATTATTAATATCAAAATGAAGCGGAATAAAAGCTATGGTACCAATGGTAACATCAGTTTGGGTGTTGCTTATGCCAGATATGCAAGGGAAAACGCAACGGCGACGCTTAATCACCGTGCAGGTAAAATCAGCACATTTATCAGTGCAGGAACATTTTTTAACAAAGGTTTTAACAACAATACCATTTATCGCAGAATACCATTTGAAGACAATGTTACTTATTTTGACCAGCGGACTGAACGAACCAACAAATCCCAGTATCATAACATACGCGCCGGAATTGACTATAATGCCACGGATAAATCAACTTTTGGAATACTGGTTTCTGCATTTCATAATGATTTCAGTAATCCTTTCGGACAAACCAATACCCGGATACTAAATGAAGATCTCAGCCTTCAGAGAACTTTCAGAACGAATGTTTTTAATGGCGGCAATATGAATAATATCAGTACAAACCTGAACTTCAAGCATCAGTTTGACGACAAAGGAAAAGAACTGACGTTCGATGTCGATTATGTGAATTACTCCGGAAAGAAAAACAGTAACCTGAACACGCAGTACTCCAATGCTGCCGGTGAGCAGGATGGCAGCCCTGAACAGGTACGGAATAATATGCCTTCGGCAATCAATATTGGTGTTTCCAAGCTGGATTATACACAGCCATTATGGAAAGGCAAGTTTGAAACCGGATTAAAAACCAGTTATGTTACTTCCGACAATAATATGGTTTTTGAAACGAAAGCAGATGACTGGGTACTTGATCCGACGCGTTCCAACCAGTTTAAATATACTGAAAACGTAAATGCGGCTTATCTTAATTACAGCGGAAGCATTTCTAAGAAAATCAAATACCAGCTGGGTTTACGCGGCGAGCACACACATTCCATTGGGAACTCGGTTACCTTGAACCAGAAACGCGACCGGAATTATGTAAACCTTTTCCCAAGTGTTTTCCTCTCCAATCAGCTGGACACGAATAACGTACTGAATCTTTCGTACAGCCGCCGCATCGACCGGCCCAATTACCAGTCGCTGAATCCGTTCGAATTCTACCTTGATCCATACACATTCCAACGTGGGAATCCGAACCTGAAACCACAGTATACCAATTCATTTCAGTTGGTACACGTCTATAAAAATTTCCTGAACACTACTTTGGCTTACAGCCGGATCAAAGATATGATCGCCAACGAGCTGCCGCAACAGATTGCTTCCGAAAATAAAACGTTTGTAACATCCGACAACCTAGATCATCAGGATAATATCAGCCTCACGATTTCGGCACCCATTCCGATCACAAAATGGTGGACATTCCAGAGCAACTTTACGGGCGTATACAATTATTACAACTCTTATTATCTGGAACAACAGTTAAAAATCCAGCAGATTTCCTGGAACATGTACGGAAACAACCAGTTTACCTTACCAAAAGGCTGGTCGGCGGAAATTTCGGGATGGTACAACAGCCGGGCATTTTATGGATTGTATGCAGCAAAACCAATGGGTATGGTAAACGCCGGAATTCAAAAGAATATCATGAATAAAAAAGGAACAATACGCCTGAATGTCAACGACATATTTTGGACAAACCGTTTCAATGCACGTGCCCAATATAAGGATATTGATTTTTCAGTTCGTTCAGAATGGCCGAGCCGGCAGTTCAGGCTAACGTTCACGTATAGCTTTGGTAATCAGAATGTAAAAGGGGCACGCCAGCGTAACACAGGATCGGATGATCTTCAAAAACGTGCAAGTGGCGGCAGTTGA
- a CDS encoding helix-turn-helix domain-containing protein translates to MDHTIEAKIKIVSTNIRKIREYRNYTQDYLAMKLGISQNAYSKIELAYTRITLERLIQIAQILEVDSVDLLSTNSENLIRLHTTDLKHNR, encoded by the coding sequence ATGGATCATACAATAGAAGCTAAAATCAAAATCGTTTCAACAAATATCAGGAAGATCAGAGAGTATAGAAATTACACGCAGGATTATCTGGCAATGAAACTGGGCATTTCACAGAATGCATACAGCAAGATAGAACTGGCTTATACCCGTATCACATTAGAACGCCTGATACAGATCGCACAAATCTTAGAAGTTGATTCTGTTGACCTCTTGTCTACTAATAGTGAAAATCTGATCCGGTTGCATACAACTGATTTAAAGCACAATAGGTAA
- a CDS encoding DUF3820 family protein, which yields MKEIPQPNTEILKELIKYRMPFGKYKDWLIIDLPVSYLEWFEREGFPAGKLGMMLSTMYEIRLNDLMFLIDGLKKIYRT from the coding sequence ATGAAAGAAATTCCTCAACCCAATACTGAAATTCTGAAAGAGCTTATCAAATACCGTATGCCTTTTGGGAAATATAAAGACTGGCTGATTATCGACTTGCCGGTTTCATATCTGGAATGGTTTGAACGTGAAGGTTTTCCGGCAGGAAAGCTTGGGATGATGCTGAGTACTATGTATGAGATCCGCCTGAATGATCTGATGTTTTTGATTGACGGATTGAAGAAGATTTATAGGACATGA
- a CDS encoding pitrilysin family protein produces MKKIFLTWCMIGLGFSLTISVSAQDLSKKVPLDPGVKIGKLKNGITYYIRKNAEPKNRAELRLAVKAGSILETDDQQGLAHFMEHMSFNGTTNFPKNELVNFLQKTGVRFGADLNAYTGFDETVYMLPIPTDSAGLLDKGIQILEDWAHGALLDPSEIEKERGVVLEESRMGRGAQQRMRDKYLKMILNNSRYAERLSIGKDSILKTFKPETIKAFYKDWYRPDLMAVIAVGDFDVAKVEATIIRKFSSIPIVVKPKKRTKYTIPLDGSTNVAIVTDPEYPQNVIQVIYKQPENKVKTLRDVRDNMAQELYNAMIGQRMQELTQKANPPFLSGGSQYSNFLGNLDSYTSFALAKDASSIETALVALLDENARVQKFGFTQPEMDRAKKDFLNAVEQDYKERDKTQSSNYVQEYLDNFLHDEPFMSSEAYYELVKKNLDGIALTEVNALAKKYITDKNRAVVVMGPEKSKDALPTEGKIRALLSDSGKDVTAYVDDVLDSPLLTTEPKAGTVVSEKSFEKLGMTELVLSNGVKVMLKPTDFKNDEILLKATGKGGYSLFPGERETGIFASYMIQSGGVGPYNQTQLQKFLAGKTVSGGPYLNELTEGVGGSTNPKDLETTLQLIYAYFTEPRKDAEVVSGILTNQKAYLENMKKTLTPEKVFSDTLNAVLSNYNPDRRPLTPESVDKVSLDRAVTIYKDRFADASDFVFTFVGAFKIDEIKPLLEKYLASLPSTDRDDTYKHPNIYPPKGRIEKTVYKGLEPKSRVSLISSGEYNYNPENNIQIEALQEVLKIKLIESLREEESGVYGVSVSESTDKFPTGHFRFSIGFGCAPENVDKLVKRAQKEIAKIKQNGADPKDIEKFVAETNRKMETAVKTNGFWLDYLDDNTFLGDNLDEIFQQDKLLKSITIESTKAAAIQYFNDDNFIKVVLMPEKK; encoded by the coding sequence ATGAAAAAGATATTTTTGACCTGGTGTATGATCGGGTTAGGATTTAGTTTAACTATCTCTGTGTCAGCACAGGATTTATCAAAAAAGGTTCCGCTTGATCCTGGTGTTAAAATAGGAAAATTAAAAAACGGAATTACTTATTATATCCGGAAAAATGCAGAACCGAAAAACCGGGCTGAATTAAGGCTCGCTGTAAAGGCTGGCTCTATACTGGAAACCGATGATCAGCAGGGATTAGCCCACTTTATGGAGCACATGAGTTTTAACGGAACAACTAATTTCCCAAAAAACGAACTGGTCAACTTTTTGCAAAAAACGGGTGTCCGTTTTGGTGCTGATTTAAATGCATATACTGGTTTTGATGAAACAGTTTATATGTTACCCATTCCAACTGACTCGGCAGGTTTGCTCGACAAAGGGATACAGATTCTGGAAGACTGGGCACATGGAGCGCTTTTGGATCCTTCTGAAATAGAAAAAGAAAGAGGTGTGGTATTGGAGGAATCACGCATGGGACGTGGTGCACAGCAACGTATGCGTGATAAATACCTGAAAATGATCCTGAATAATTCGCGTTATGCAGAGCGTTTGTCTATTGGAAAAGACAGTATTCTGAAAACTTTCAAACCGGAAACAATCAAGGCTTTTTACAAAGACTGGTATCGTCCCGATTTGATGGCCGTAATTGCGGTGGGTGATTTTGATGTGGCAAAAGTAGAAGCAACGATTATCCGGAAATTCAGCTCTATTCCAATAGTTGTAAAACCTAAAAAACGTACGAAATACACGATTCCGCTCGACGGGTCTACCAATGTTGCCATTGTAACTGATCCTGAATACCCGCAAAACGTCATACAGGTGATTTACAAACAACCCGAAAATAAAGTAAAAACACTGAGGGATGTTCGCGACAATATGGCGCAGGAGCTTTATAATGCTATGATAGGACAGCGTATGCAGGAGCTTACCCAAAAAGCAAATCCTCCGTTTTTGTCTGGCGGCAGTCAGTATAGTAATTTTCTGGGGAATCTGGATTCTTATACTTCTTTTGCGCTGGCCAAGGATGCCTCATCTATAGAAACTGCTTTGGTTGCCCTTCTGGATGAAAATGCCAGGGTTCAGAAATTCGGTTTTACGCAACCCGAAATGGATCGTGCAAAAAAAGATTTCCTGAATGCTGTTGAACAGGATTATAAGGAAAGAGATAAAACGCAATCTTCTAATTATGTGCAGGAATATCTGGACAATTTCCTTCATGATGAGCCTTTTATGAGCTCAGAAGCTTATTATGAGCTTGTAAAGAAAAATCTGGATGGCATAGCCCTGACTGAAGTAAATGCTTTGGCAAAAAAATACATTACCGACAAAAACCGTGCAGTGGTTGTAATGGGGCCTGAGAAGAGCAAAGATGCACTTCCTACCGAAGGAAAAATTCGCGCATTGCTTTCCGATTCCGGTAAAGATGTTACGGCATATGTTGACGATGTACTGGACTCTCCGCTCTTAACAACTGAACCTAAGGCGGGAACAGTGGTAAGTGAAAAATCTTTTGAAAAGTTGGGAATGACAGAATTGGTTTTGTCCAACGGAGTGAAAGTAATGCTGAAACCAACCGATTTCAAAAATGATGAGATTCTTCTGAAAGCGACCGGAAAAGGCGGATATTCTTTATTCCCGGGTGAACGTGAAACAGGTATTTTTGCAAGTTATATGATCCAGTCAGGAGGAGTCGGACCCTACAATCAAACGCAGCTTCAAAAATTTCTTGCCGGAAAAACTGTAAGTGGCGGGCCGTACCTGAATGAACTGACCGAAGGTGTCGGCGGAAGTACAAATCCAAAGGACCTGGAAACTACACTGCAATTAATCTATGCTTACTTTACTGAGCCGAGGAAAGATGCAGAAGTAGTAAGTGGCATCCTGACTAACCAGAAAGCATATCTTGAAAATATGAAGAAAACACTGACTCCTGAGAAAGTGTTTTCGGATACACTGAATGCTGTGTTATCCAATTATAATCCGGATCGCCGGCCATTGACACCGGAAAGTGTTGACAAAGTAAGCCTGGATCGTGCAGTGACTATTTACAAAGATCGCTTTGCTGATGCTTCTGACTTTGTATTCACTTTTGTGGGTGCTTTTAAAATAGATGAAATAAAGCCATTACTGGAAAAATATCTGGCTTCACTGCCTTCCACTGATCGTGATGATACTTATAAACATCCGAATATTTATCCTCCAAAAGGCCGTATAGAAAAGACAGTTTATAAAGGATTAGAACCAAAAAGCCGTGTATCGCTGATCTCCAGCGGAGAATACAATTACAATCCTGAAAACAATATCCAGATCGAAGCCTTGCAGGAAGTATTAAAGATTAAGTTGATCGAGTCATTACGTGAAGAAGAAAGTGGCGTGTATGGCGTAAGCGTTTCAGAAAGCACCGACAAATTCCCAACCGGCCATTTCCGTTTCAGTATCGGATTTGGCTGTGCACCCGAAAACGTCGATAAACTGGTAAAACGTGCCCAGAAGGAAATTGCCAAAATCAAACAGAACGGAGCTGATCCGAAAGACATTGAAAAATTTGTAGCCGAAACTAACCGAAAAATGGAAACGGCTGTAAAAACCAATGGCTTCTGGCTCGATTACCTGGATGACAATACCTTTCTGGGAGATAATCTGGACGAAATTTTTCAACAGGATAAGTTGCTCAAATCTATTACTATAGAGAGTACCAAAGCAGCAGCAATTCAATATTTTAATGATGACAATTTCATTAAAGTGGTGTTGATGCCTGAGAAAAAGTAG
- a CDS encoding lipocalin family protein — protein sequence MKKNALFLLALTYVLFSCNKESGSISGSWVTEMDEQPQHKSGFTLKDEGTASSINLNDKDYQKWEKQGNRLILFGKIISNEHNLNFTDTLKIISVSDSTMVLEKSQGEKITYTKTISAEKLISKFQTYACYAYMGKKDTAFMHINIADSIVTGNLKYAIFEKDSNDGTLQGKLKNDTLLANYTFVSEGVESVREVVFLKKGDDWLEGFGEVEEKAGSVIFKDKTKLKFRNGMLFKMTECP from the coding sequence ATGAAGAAGAACGCCCTTTTTTTACTGGCCCTCACTTATGTCCTTTTTTCATGTAATAAAGAATCTGGCTCCATTTCAGGCAGCTGGGTTACTGAAATGGATGAACAGCCACAGCATAAATCCGGCTTTACATTAAAAGACGAAGGAACTGCTTCATCCATTAATCTGAATGATAAGGATTACCAGAAATGGGAAAAGCAAGGCAACAGACTGATATTGTTTGGCAAGATCATATCCAATGAACATAATCTTAATTTTACGGATACCTTAAAAATTATCTCTGTAAGTGACAGTACAATGGTTTTGGAAAAATCGCAAGGAGAAAAAATTACCTATACTAAAACAATAAGCGCTGAAAAGCTCATAAGCAAATTTCAGACTTATGCATGTTATGCTTACATGGGCAAAAAAGATACGGCTTTTATGCATATCAATATTGCCGACAGCATTGTAACCGGAAACCTGAAATACGCCATTTTTGAAAAAGACAGCAACGATGGCACATTACAGGGAAAGCTAAAAAATGATACGCTGCTGGCTAATTACACGTTCGTTTCCGAGGGTGTAGAATCGGTTCGTGAAGTAGTGTTCCTAAAAAAAGGAGATGACTGGCTAGAAGGATTTGGAGAAGTAGAAGAAAAAGCCGGATCAGTGATTTTTAAGGATAAAACGAAATTGAAATTCAGGAACGGAATGCTTTTCAAAATGACTGAATGCCCTTGA
- a CDS encoding type II toxin-antitoxin system RelE/ParE family toxin, which yields MIVTLLTDLRLATKYITFYGVIKNIRSKALRLYYEKDDGSKLPASNLYKIKLIIGLLDAAKEPEDMNFPGSGLHKLSGNKNDFWSVKVSGNYHIIFKFENGHAYDIDYLDYH from the coding sequence ATGATTGTTACTTTATTAACAGACTTACGTCTTGCTACAAAGTACATTACATTTTACGGCGTGATTAAAAATATAAGAAGTAAAGCTTTACGTCTATATTATGAAAAAGATGACGGATCAAAACTTCCTGCATCAAATTTGTATAAAATAAAACTGATTATAGGTTTACTGGATGCTGCCAAAGAACCTGAGGACATGAATTTCCCAGGATCCGGACTACATAAACTCTCTGGTAATAAGAATGATTTCTGGTCTGTTAAGGTTTCTGGAAATTATCATATTATATTTAAATTCGAAAATGGGCATGCATATGATATAGATTATCTTGACTATCATTAA
- a CDS encoding HigA family addiction module antitoxin produces MENDIVKSPLKNPPHPGEILKGLYLEPLELSITDAAIGLNVTRKTLSQLINGHSRITPDMALRLSEAFNTTPQLWLNLQQNFDLRQAENKTRIYKIQHFWLGKDNQVQSV; encoded by the coding sequence ATGGAAAACGACATTGTAAAAAGCCCTTTGAAAAATCCTCCTCATCCTGGTGAAATACTGAAAGGATTATATCTGGAACCGCTTGAACTTTCAATTACTGATGCAGCTATCGGATTAAACGTAACACGTAAAACTTTATCACAATTGATTAACGGACATTCAAGAATAACTCCTGATATGGCGTTAAGATTGTCGGAGGCTTTTAATACAACACCTCAGTTATGGTTAAATTTACAGCAGAATTTTGATTTGCGTCAGGCAGAAAATAAAACAAGGATTTACAAGATTCAGCATTTTTGGTTAGGAAAAGATAACCAGGTACAATCGGTTTAA